TTTTGAGAAACATTTAGCCATTTTGCATCTGTTAAGTAGTGGCTCTGTTATAGATGTTATGATGTGGGAGGTTTTTTTCATCTTACAGGAGACAGATGTTATTTGGTATTACTTACTTAATAACAAATTATATTTCTAGCTCAAGTTAAACAAAGCAAAGGTATCGCTATTGCTTTATTCATGGAATTGCAAGCACCAATTACAATTTCGACAAAAATTGTAACAATTAGAGATGAACCGATATTACATTTTCGACCGATTCGATTATTTAGACTGATGACGgtcgataccgatagtttggtggttaatgttattttataatatataaatgaaatgttctGATTGTTAcaccattaactctttccccgccattgacgagctatctcgtcaattaagagaaaacatttccctgccaatgcgCTTTCCTGACGACGTTTTaaggtaatctgtaattccgctattTTCCAAATTACCCAGTTTATTAAAAGAAACTAAAGCAAAAacgaatttaattaattttaaactcagtgtatgttttaataatcgttttcaatctgatctctaataaaattccggtaacactttattttacggtgtctttgttacacatgatacatgtaattattattgtaataacagataattatgcataattacatgcaactaaccctaaaccaaaccctaatcctaacccaaccctatagtaagtacatgttgttaatgattattacttagtacttaaatgtataattacactgtaacagtgataccgtaaaataaagtgtgaccaaaattcctttacaaaaatgcacttCTTTCAGTTTTTGCTCCAAATTTGgtcttttttaagaaacccatatttaagaggttataaaaagtgaacaaataaagataggatgaaacttttttcacgttttgtttgtttgcttgtttgaaagcggagggtctgttctttcatttgataagaatgtttaaaaaatttttgTGTGCGCATTTATGAggataacgattaatcgcaactaatcgtttgcagaataaaagttttgtttacatcatatatgtgtgtgtactgtgtataaaaattatgtatatataaatacacacacacatgcatgtatatatttaagaaatatttgtatatatatttttattattgctgggcaaagattaatcgcgattaatcgcatacaaaataaaagtgattttttgcataatatatgtgtgtgttgtgtaattattatgtatatttaaccacacacacacatattcattttagatttttttatttatatatcaatttttgatttatatataataaagaatatataaaatataaataaatatatatacacacgtaaatgtttcttaaatacatacataattgtgtgtatttatatatacataataattacacacagcacagtgTCATAATATGCCAAAAAatctcttttattttgtatgtgattaatcgcgattaatctttgcccagcacaatttttttttactaattatatgtatatataatttatattatatataaatacttaaaatacaaatatattttttctttaaattatacatgtatgtgtgtgtatttaaattattatactcaatacacacacatatacgatgtaaacaaaaacctttattctgtgaacaattaattgcgattaattgttatgcagccctattaTGGATGTAACATTTCTGAAAGCCGCAATTACTGAATTAtagaaaatacatttctaaaaatgtttgaaaTTGGTATTTAAGCCACCAAATATTGACATCTAAGATATCAGTATGGTAAAAACTTTTAAAGgtaaggttgacatttgcatggaattgcTCAGTAaccacaaaattaaatattatctAACTGTAGTAACTACAGTTTCCATATTACTATTGTAATACTATTGTATTACTATTGTTATATTGTTATATTAAAAACGATTATCAATCTGCAAGAAAATAAGTTCACATACTATAACAaccatgatttttttaaaagaaataatatGCACATTTAGCCCAGAAACATTGAATACACAAGAACAAAACAGGATTTACATAGGGAAATGCCAAAACTCCTTCTAACAATCACATTTTGTAAACatcaaaatagaaatgtaaAAGTAAGTCAACAGGAAGTACAGAACACCCGAAACTCTGACCCTGTCAGTCAGTAAGTCAGTCATCACCATAGAAACCAACGTCAACAAACCTGACTAACGTTACTAGAAACTACTAGACTGCATCCCTGAATAAACGACATGGAGGCTGAACGCCCAGAAAGCGCAAATATCTCGGAGTGTGATGATGACGAAATCAAAAACATCGACTGGATTTCATGCAAAGATTTTACAATCGAGGCGGGAGAGCAACAGATCAGACAGTACATTAATCTGTGGGAGATCAAGCATCCCGGCTGGCTCTACAGCATTCAGTTTCTCCATGAGCAAGAGCTGGAGTTTAAAAGGCAGTACCAGTACCGGGTCAAATGGAGCATCCCGACCCAAACCGCCCCGATCCCTAGAGCCACAGCCAGCGTTTATTTCATCATAGAAATCTCTCGAATCAAACCAGACACGCTGCCTGTGGACGTGCACTTTCTCATTGAATCAAACCGGTCCAAACACATTCCCGGCCGAACGAGTTTCAGGGAAAAGTGGCTGATGGATGTACTGGAGAGCAAGGCTTTACTTATGGACACTATTGACTTTTAAAACTGTAACTTATCTATGCTCTGTAACGGTAAtgccatatatatatacaataaaatgtgcCATTAATATCGCGCCATAATGACAGTTCGGTTATCGACATTCAATCATATTGAATCATATCACTTAACCATATTTATCTCTAAATGATTACACTCATAATATATTGTGTTATATCCGTGTAAGATGCTGCTGATTGGACCGtcgatgttgttgtttttagcCGTCAAAGACTGCACAGAATAAATAACTCTGCTTATTTGGTCTGGATATTGAcactttaaacataaatatacaatGACATACCCggttattatttatttgctgTCATTTCGTTGAGTTGACAAGAGACAAATACAAGTATCCCAAATGGAAACTGATAGGAAACGTTTAGAAACACAAGATATGACGTCATCATCAAACAGCCAATAAGTGCGACGCTgttctctttttctctttccCTGATAGAAGCCACACGGGGAAAGCGTACTGCTAAATAACGGTTTGTGctggcaaaaataaaaaataaaataaaataaaaaatatacaaataaaaaatagatataaaataaaataaaaaatatttaaaaataaaatgaaatataaatataaaatataaaaatgaaagataaaaaatatatataaaaataaatcaaaaaaataaaatataaaaataaaataaaaatgttaaaataaaattaaatattaaatattaaatattaaatataaaataaaataaaatataaaaataaaatgaaatataaatataaaatttaaaaatttaaatatatatatatatatataaataaataaaatataaaaataaaaaataaataaaaaatatattaaaataaaatgaaatatagacgtttcatcggacgcacgtgatacacgtctggaccttacttccggtttcgttttttaaggtctgactagttgctaaactgatctcttgaacaaatgcctcgtcgaaattaacaaatgttttggtttcctaggtaatctatgtgttgtttttttgcttgttatataaataaactacgtttaaaggactttgttgttatttattattagtggagtttaccggaagttacgtgcagccgcttgtttatgttgttactgctgaaacggtctataaaaacaaaatgaaatataaaaataaaataaaaaattaaataaaatgaaatataaaaataaaatgaaatataaaaatagaatatattttttataaaaataaacttaaatatacaaataaaatagaatatgaaaataaaatatgaaaataaaataaaatataaaataaataaaaatcatccCAATGTCAAAAGTGTCCCAATTTATCTGAATTTACTCTATCTCTAATTTACTCAAATAGACACACACCTTAAATGTctacaaaatgaaaattcaacaatctataaaaaaacataaatcttGTTTTATTTGCATGTCTTTTCACATGTACATGGGTATAAGAGTTTCAGGTATTGTTGTAATTGGCTGTATCTCTCATCTCTCTTGATTGAGACTGTCGGATACAGTCCTGCATAGTTTCATGGTTAAGAGAGTAAAGTTCCTGGTTGTAGTTTAGAGGAGGCAACCTCCCAGGTAAAGCTGTCGGTCCCTGTGCAAACCTCTCCAGTGAATGAACCCTCCTCTCCTGTTGCAACCAGTACAGCATCTCGATACGATCCCAGCGCATTTTATCCTTGTACGGTCGACCCTGCGACACATTAAAAACAGCCGAAATAAAACCTAAACATATTGTAGAATGCATGAAGTTAGTGCTGTGGAAAACTCACCTTATAGGTGATGCTGTCATTAAAACGGGTTGTGATGTGGCCAATGGTCTTGGACAATTCTTTATCAACAGCTGAAATTTGAGAGCTGAGCTTTTCTCGGCAACTTGCCTCCTCCATTCG
The sequence above is a segment of the Misgurnus anguillicaudatus chromosome 1, ASM2758022v2, whole genome shotgun sequence genome. Coding sequences within it:
- the akap14 gene encoding A-kinase anchor protein 14, which gives rise to MEAERPESANISECDDDEIKNIDWISCKDFTIEAGEQQIRQYINLWEIKHPGWLYSIQFLHEQELEFKRQYQYRVKWSIPTQTAPIPRATASVYFIIEISRIKPDTLPVDVHFLIESNRSKHIPGRTSFREKWLMDVLESKALLMDTIDF